A stretch of the Nicotiana tabacum cultivar K326 chromosome 6, ASM71507v2, whole genome shotgun sequence genome encodes the following:
- the LOC107776919 gene encoding 22.0 kDa class IV heat shock protein, which translates to MRLNKNIPFFIFSVGCILQMASVSEGSSILPLFLDQMANTPSSLLSETFLDPFRMLEQIPLGLETRDETLSVAKVDWKETPEGHVVTVDVPGLKKEEIKIEMEENRVLRVSGERKKEEENKDDHIHWHCVERSYGKFLRQFRLPENADIDTLKAKLENGVLTISFAKLSPDKIKGPKVVAIETKEEGKNSSASVKEEL; encoded by the coding sequence ATGAGGCTCAACAAAAACATTCCATTTTTTATCTTTTCAGTTGGCTGCATATTGCAAATGGCATCAGTGTCAGAAGGATCATCAATTCTACCATTATTCTTGGACCAAATGGCCAATACTCCCAGTAGTCTACTAAGTGAAACATTTCTTGATCCATTCAGAATGTTAGAACAAATACCCTTAGGACTAGAAACCAGAGACGAGACTCTCTCCGTTGCAAAAGTAGACTGGAAAGAAACGCCAGAGGGACACGTGGTAACAGTAGACGTTCCAGGtttaaagaaagaagagataaagATAGAGATGGAGGAAAATAGGGTGTTGAGAGTGAGTGGAgagaggaaaaaagaagaagaaaacaaagatgaTCATATTCATTGGCATTGTGTTGAAAGGAGCTATGGAAAATTCTTGAGGCAGTTTCGTCTGCCTGAAAATGCTGATATTGATACTCTTAAAGCTAAGCTTGAAAATGGTGTGTTAACTATTTCTTTTGCTAAGTTGTCTCCTGACAAAATTAAGGGTCCTAAAGTTGTCGCCATTGAGaccaaagaagaaggaaaaaactCTTCTGCTTCCGTTAAAGAGGAGCTGTAA